AATCGGCAAGGCGCTGCACCATGGCATTAAAACTTTTTCCCAGATGTCCAATCTCATCCCTGCGGTTGAATTTTACCCGCACATTCAGATCACCCGTCTCAATTTTTTGCATGGCCCGGGACATTTCCTTCAACGGTCGGCTAACAATTAATCCGAGAAGAAGACTTAGCGTAATGGTCATCACTAAAAAAATGACGATCCCGTTTCCAATCATTAATTCCCGAAACAGCGAAAAATCCCGCATAAATTCGGAGAGGGCTACCCGTACCTGCAAAATCCCGTTGATTCGTGTGCCCGGATCGTGGCATTTATAGCAAGCCGGTTTATTCAAAATCGACTGTTGCGCAACCAATATATCCGATTTTTGAATGTGCTCTTTAAAAATAATTACGTCAGATTTATTTATTCCCCCCTTTTCAAGTTTCAGTTTTTTGCCAACTTTGGTACTGTCTGTGCCAACCAAAATCGTTCCAAGAGAATCCGCAATGAACATTTGAACCTCATAGTGCGGATATGAACGAATAAGACTAAATGACCGGTGTATGCTTGGAATATGACCATTTTGCATGGCCATTGAAATATTTTTTGAAATTTTCTCACATGCCGTTTTTAATTTATGCTTTGTATTTTCCAACAATTGATGTTCCAATGATCCGACGGCAAACCAGGTCGAAAGTCCCACAGCTATCGCTACAACCGCTATGGTGCTGACAATAATTTTAAATTGTATGCTGGCAAATAATTTCTCAGACAATTTCCGGATTGCTTCTGAAAGCGCCATGTGCATTGAATTCTTTCCAATATGGTTTTAAGAAAATAGGGGGCTTTTTTGATCTGCTTGCTCCAAAAAACCTTAAATGGTTGGCAAAATCGCCCGTTTCCGTCTTTTTGGCCGCTTGATTTAACCCCAAAAACGCCATGGCACCACTGGCGTCCTGCTGAATAACTTAATCGGCACAAGCCTTTATTTTCAAAAGAGAACTCTTCTCTAAAAAATCAAACTATTTCCCACAATCGGGGACGAAGGCCTGGCAAGATATATTTGTCATGTTTGAGCCTGACAGGAGCACGATCCGCTAAACAGCTCCTACGGCTCGTAAAATGGCCTTCGTTACCAATTCAGCAGCCACTTCCCCCACTAAATTAACATCAGCGTCTTTTTTTCCGTAACTTAAAGCAAACACCAAATCGCCATCGTACATAGTGTGGGCCGGACGAATCGTTCGGCCAATGCCATTTTGGGCCATTTGGGCCACTTTGTTAATTTCCTCTTTTGTAAAGCGCGCGTTGGTAGCCACGACCGAAAGTGTGGTATTTTCCGACGGAAGAGGGGAGTCAAAGGACTGTTCTTTCATGAAATTTACCGTATCCAGGAACCCCTCCC
The Calditrichota bacterium genome window above contains:
- a CDS encoding HAMP domain-containing protein; translated protein: MALSEAIRKLSEKLFASIQFKIIVSTIAVVAIAVGLSTWFAVGSLEHQLLENTKHKLKTACEKISKNISMAMQNGHIPSIHRSFSLIRSYPHYEVQMFIADSLGTILVGTDSTKVGKKLKLEKGGINKSDVIIFKEHIQKSDILVAQQSILNKPACYKCHDPGTRINGILQVRVALSEFMRDFSLFRELMIGNGIVIFLVMTITLSLLLGLIVSRPLKEMSRAMQKIETGDLNVRVKFNRRDEIGHLGKSFNAMVQRLADSIRQLTVSHENELQHADRLAALGELAAGIAHEIRNPLAGISGAVQVLASELDKNDPHYDVMNEIQKEIKRLDNSLENFLTYARPSEPKFQPFDIHDVIERALMLCLRSGQFSGITLVRDFRITSKQLIFDPALMQQVFMNIILNSLQAMNHSGRLTITTRIREDSPHSKKVIEIVFADTGPGIPPENLKKVFQPFFTSKHQGTGLGLAIARRIVEQHGGSISVISSPGQGTQFTIILPYSEMSSVS